In Kitasatospora sp. NA04385, a single genomic region encodes these proteins:
- a CDS encoding SWIM zinc finger family protein produces the protein MTTAVHALRYLHPSALRPSRLDLATSGGATPQGAAEHPRFFAGVLRHPDAAAAALLAVADVAAARYHRPVGAASLDPVVTADGDRLRFESFSGCGGVHARLDVLPEGLDGAATGHGTTNVDVNAPLREALRLRTPGERLRLAVGAEELAVGVGAGELVERKVPLPQRWLKGFAETQVLTARFDRRAELPAAEAVRFLRALPTTGRGTVRWVLPAGPGLRATSRPGPGAICLPGPERLSALRPLLRHATALHVYAPPGTPAGPTASAWELAFPGGRLTLTLSPDSSRGFSGEGGLLDLLAADVPAADVDALAALLAWDPRIEPADLAEDSGLAPDRVRAALAHLATGGQIGYDLAEAAHFHRRLPYESGRVEDRNPRLRSARALLAADAVGPVTGDLRVVTVGDHVHHVRVGADGTALGCTCRWWARHRGDRGPCSHVLAVRMTGRADWADGTDRADWADGTDGAAQK, from the coding sequence ATGACCACGGCCGTACACGCCCTGCGCTACCTGCACCCCTCCGCGCTCCGCCCCAGCCGGCTGGACCTCGCCACCAGCGGCGGCGCCACCCCGCAGGGCGCGGCCGAGCACCCCAGGTTCTTCGCCGGCGTGCTGCGCCACCCCGACGCCGCGGCCGCCGCGCTGCTCGCCGTCGCCGACGTGGCCGCCGCCCGCTACCACCGGCCCGTCGGCGCCGCCTCGCTCGACCCCGTGGTCACCGCCGACGGCGACCGACTGCGCTTCGAGTCCTTCTCCGGCTGCGGCGGCGTGCACGCCCGGCTCGACGTGCTGCCCGAAGGGCTCGACGGCGCCGCCACCGGCCACGGCACCACCAACGTCGACGTCAACGCCCCGCTGCGCGAGGCCCTGCGGCTGCGCACCCCCGGCGAACGGCTGCGGCTCGCCGTCGGCGCCGAGGAGCTGGCCGTCGGCGTCGGCGCCGGGGAACTGGTCGAGCGCAAGGTCCCGCTGCCGCAGCGCTGGCTCAAGGGCTTCGCCGAGACCCAGGTCCTCACCGCCCGCTTCGACCGGCGCGCCGAACTGCCCGCCGCCGAAGCCGTCCGCTTCCTGCGCGCCCTGCCCACCACCGGCCGCGGCACCGTCCGCTGGGTCCTCCCGGCCGGGCCCGGCCTGCGCGCCACCTCCCGCCCCGGCCCCGGCGCGATCTGCCTGCCCGGCCCCGAACGGCTCTCCGCGCTGCGCCCGCTGCTGCGCCACGCCACCGCCCTGCACGTCTACGCCCCGCCCGGCACCCCCGCCGGACCCACCGCCTCCGCCTGGGAACTCGCCTTCCCCGGCGGCCGGTTGACGCTCACCCTGTCGCCCGACAGCTCCCGCGGCTTCTCCGGCGAGGGCGGCCTGCTCGACCTGCTTGCCGCCGACGTCCCCGCCGCGGACGTCGACGCGCTCGCCGCCCTGCTCGCCTGGGACCCGCGGATCGAACCCGCCGACCTGGCCGAGGACTCCGGCCTGGCCCCCGACCGGGTCCGGGCCGCCCTCGCCCACCTCGCCACCGGCGGCCAGATCGGCTACGACCTCGCCGAAGCCGCCCACTTCCACCGCCGACTCCCGTACGAGAGCGGCCGGGTGGAGGACCGCAACCCCCGGCTGCGGTCCGCCCGCGCCCTGCTCGCCGCCGACGCCGTCGGCCCGGTCACCGGCGACCTCCGGGTGGTCACGGTCGGCGACCACGTCCACCACGTCCGGGTCGGCGCCGACGGCACCGCCCTCGGCTGCACCTGCCGCTGGTGGGCCCGCCACCGGGGCGACCGCGGACCGTGCAGCCACGTGCTCGCGGTGCGGATGACGGGCCGGGCGGACTGGGCGGACGGTACGGACAGGGCGGACTGGGCGGACGGTACGGACGGGGCGGCGCAGAAGTGA
- a CDS encoding DUF6493 family protein, which translates to MDFVTAVREARTPLAAALVGRMADAERRAALPRLKQLRRELRDSDQARGGAVTALLVVGAVCHAAPSGAADWIAGRDFDVRAWDQRPLLALLDGQPAAWQREVALRLARRPADPDAWGSPVPYQVAEYLLRRSDTPPPAEPGFVTGWMRDRGSPEPRRWQPQLPPGPDLYARLRADGFTPVLAPLVFDVDSVQEFSGPWAAKDLGQRWPAVLARLAAEGVIDRPALIARGFARLVRGGGQGEVRTSLEVVRALEPGVAELADNRRALLALLDGDSVVAGYALESLMVLEGAGLLGEGELAEAAGVVLARPEKKLVRAQLGWLDRVAAGGRVEVALRAVAGCFGHPDRQVQGQALKVVKRHVRSVEGELLAELRAAALLLDPAHASVAAELLGVEVVLDAWVVEEDRLPEPPRPVAMPVPLATPAEVAEELAAAMAAPDESTAFERVLDGLTRQVWADRGALAAALAPVLPENEWRVLGVLAGAATGAVPEQRVRAALQSRQGRMFSAWEFRGPVGEFLAARLHETAWRLAADPVPFLLSTPTWRHGSLDARELVARLARYEELGVRPGPVDFALALLRTVGDGSEGAEALTSPAGRQLAAWLRGGGLPRRTSTVVPPGTWKTGVWCADFRRYSAQPELAEHAWTCLAAPALDVPGIADADTPPAVLLALLGPSEPFFRRSAVEGAVPSARWTALLPHHREESALRITGQLAQSADTTPVGGAPRLLPLLAEADGPCGLAVHQALAYGLGAGHAEDRSATVDALLSFAAQQQLDPAELAREVLELLALGAVKPNRLAAALAELADPAPRLTWSILAVLVPGLLDGRPPRGAADLLTVAVDAARRSGARGPIDAVTRTAARKGSTKLLAETRNLAAVLGD; encoded by the coding sequence GTGGACTTCGTGACCGCGGTCCGGGAGGCCCGGACCCCGCTGGCCGCCGCCCTGGTCGGGCGGATGGCGGACGCCGAGCGCCGGGCCGCACTGCCCCGGCTCAAGCAGCTGCGCCGCGAACTGCGCGACAGCGACCAGGCCCGGGGCGGCGCCGTCACCGCCCTGCTGGTCGTCGGCGCCGTCTGCCACGCCGCCCCCTCCGGCGCCGCCGACTGGATCGCCGGCCGCGACTTCGACGTCCGGGCCTGGGACCAGCGACCGCTGCTCGCCCTGCTGGACGGCCAACCCGCCGCCTGGCAGCGGGAAGTGGCGCTGCGGCTGGCCCGCCGCCCCGCCGATCCCGATGCCTGGGGCAGCCCCGTTCCCTACCAGGTCGCCGAGTACCTGCTGCGCCGCAGCGACACCCCGCCGCCCGCCGAACCGGGCTTCGTCACCGGATGGATGCGCGACCGCGGCAGTCCCGAACCCCGCCGCTGGCAACCGCAGTTGCCGCCTGGCCCCGACCTGTACGCCCGGCTGCGCGCCGACGGCTTCACGCCCGTCCTCGCCCCGTTGGTCTTCGACGTCGACAGCGTCCAGGAATTCTCCGGCCCCTGGGCCGCCAAGGACCTCGGACAGCGCTGGCCCGCCGTGCTGGCCCGGCTCGCCGCCGAGGGCGTCATCGACCGCCCGGCACTGATCGCCCGCGGCTTCGCCCGGCTGGTGCGCGGCGGCGGCCAGGGCGAGGTGCGGACCAGCCTGGAGGTGGTGCGTGCGTTGGAGCCGGGCGTTGCCGAACTGGCGGACAATCGGCGGGCGTTGTTGGCGTTGTTGGACGGTGACTCGGTGGTGGCCGGGTATGCGTTGGAGTCGTTGATGGTGTTGGAGGGTGCGGGGCTGCTGGGGGAGGGGGAGTTGGCGGAGGCGGCGGGGGTGGTGTTGGCGCGGCCGGAGAAGAAGTTGGTGCGGGCGCAGTTGGGTTGGCTGGACCGGGTGGCTGCTGGTGGTCGGGTGGAGGTGGCGTTGCGGGCGGTGGCGGGGTGTTTCGGGCATCCGGACCGGCAGGTGCAGGGGCAGGCGTTGAAGGTGGTGAAGCGCCATGTCCGTTCGGTGGAGGGGGAGTTGTTGGCGGAGTTGCGGGCGGCGGCGTTGCTGCTGGATCCGGCGCATGCCTCGGTGGCGGCTGAACTGCTGGGTGTGGAGGTGGTGTTGGACGCCTGGGTGGTGGAGGAGGACCGGTTGCCGGAGCCGCCCCGGCCGGTGGCGATGCCCGTGCCGCTGGCCACTCCCGCCGAGGTCGCCGAGGAGCTGGCCGCCGCGATGGCCGCTCCCGACGAGAGCACGGCCTTCGAACGCGTCCTGGACGGCCTGACCCGCCAGGTCTGGGCGGACCGGGGCGCCCTCGCCGCCGCCCTCGCCCCCGTCCTGCCCGAGAACGAATGGCGGGTGCTCGGCGTCCTGGCCGGTGCCGCCACCGGCGCCGTCCCCGAGCAGCGCGTCCGGGCAGCCCTGCAGTCCCGGCAGGGCCGGATGTTCAGCGCCTGGGAATTCCGCGGCCCCGTCGGCGAGTTCCTCGCCGCCCGGCTGCACGAGACCGCCTGGCGGCTGGCCGCCGACCCGGTGCCGTTCCTGCTGTCCACCCCGACCTGGCGCCACGGATCGCTGGACGCACGGGAGTTGGTGGCCAGGCTGGCCCGCTACGAGGAACTCGGCGTCCGGCCCGGGCCGGTCGACTTCGCACTCGCCCTGCTGCGGACGGTCGGCGATGGCAGCGAGGGCGCGGAGGCGCTGACCTCGCCCGCCGGGCGGCAGTTGGCGGCCTGGCTGCGCGGCGGCGGGCTGCCCCGGCGGACGAGCACCGTCGTACCGCCCGGCACCTGGAAGACCGGGGTCTGGTGCGCGGACTTCCGCCGGTACTCGGCCCAGCCCGAACTGGCGGAACACGCGTGGACGTGCCTCGCCGCACCCGCCCTGGACGTGCCCGGGATCGCGGACGCGGACACCCCGCCCGCGGTCCTGCTGGCCCTGCTCGGCCCGTCCGAGCCCTTCTTCCGCCGCTCCGCCGTCGAGGGCGCCGTGCCCAGCGCCCGCTGGACCGCCCTGCTCCCGCACCACCGCGAGGAGTCGGCGCTGCGCATCACCGGCCAGCTCGCCCAGTCCGCCGACACCACCCCCGTCGGGGGTGCTCCCCGGCTGCTGCCGCTGCTCGCCGAGGCCGACGGCCCCTGCGGCCTCGCCGTCCACCAGGCGCTCGCCTACGGTCTCGGCGCCGGCCACGCCGAGGACCGCTCCGCGACGGTCGACGCCCTGCTCTCGTTCGCCGCCCAACAGCAGCTCGACCCGGCCGAGTTGGCCCGCGAGGTGCTCGAACTGCTCGCCCTCGGCGCCGTCAAGCCCAACCGCCTCGCCGCCGCCCTCGCCGAACTCGCCGACCCCGCGCCCCGGCTCACCTGGAGCATCCTGGCGGTCCTCGTCCCCGGCCTGCTCGACGGCCGACCCCCGCGCGGCGCGGCCGACCTGCTCACCGTCGCGGTCGACGCCGCCCGCCGCAGCGGCGCCCGCGGCCCGATCGACGCGGTGACCCGCACCGCCGCCCGCAAGGGAAGCACCAAACTGCTCGCGGAGACCCGGAACCTGGCCGCCGTGCTCGGCGACTGA